The following coding sequences lie in one Pseudoalteromonas sp. Scap06 genomic window:
- the apaG gene encoding Co2+/Mg2+ efflux protein ApaG yields the protein MTTSSNMGSPVKVSVETFYVEEQSQPELDKFVFAYSVTIKNHSLCSAKLLSRYWLITDANGKEVEVQGEGVVGETPDIAPGESYKYTSGAILDTPVGTMQGHYTLRNEFGAEFEAPINVFRLACPNILH from the coding sequence ATGACAACAAGCAGTAATATGGGATCACCTGTAAAGGTATCTGTAGAAACATTTTATGTAGAAGAGCAATCGCAACCTGAACTTGATAAATTTGTGTTTGCTTACTCCGTTACTATAAAAAACCACAGTTTATGTAGTGCAAAACTACTCAGTCGCTATTGGTTAATTACCGATGCCAATGGCAAAGAAGTAGAAGTACAAGGTGAAGGTGTGGTGGGTGAAACCCCAGATATAGCCCCAGGCGAAAGTTACAAATACACCAGTGGTGCAATATTAGATACTCCGGTAGGCACCATGCAAGGGCATTACACTTTACGAAACGAATTTGGTGCTGAGTTTGAAGCCCCCATAAATGTGTTCCGTTTAGCTTGCCCTAATATCTTACACTGA
- the rsmA gene encoding 16S rRNA (adenine(1518)-N(6)/adenine(1519)-N(6))-dimethyltransferase RsmA yields MTDKVHLGHRARKRFGQNFLFDESIIDKIVTAIDPKPQDNLVEIGPGLGAITEPVADLSGHLTVVELDKDLAQRLIEHPFLGPKLTVNQGDAMKFDFASLVKDDKKLKVFGNLPYNISTPLLFHLFEFADHIEHMHFMLQKEVVKRMVAGPGSKTFGRLSVMTQYYCNAMPVVEVPPECFKPAPKVDSAVIRLIPKKAEQRTAKSVKILNTVCLEAFNQRRKTLRNSLGNLLTAEELTSIGIDITLRAESLSLQQFIDIANWIYDNKQ; encoded by the coding sequence ATGACCGATAAAGTACATTTAGGACACCGCGCCCGTAAACGTTTTGGCCAAAACTTTTTATTCGATGAATCAATCATCGATAAAATTGTCACCGCTATTGATCCCAAGCCGCAAGATAATTTAGTCGAAATTGGCCCAGGCCTTGGCGCTATTACTGAGCCTGTAGCCGATTTAAGTGGCCATTTAACGGTTGTTGAGCTAGATAAAGATTTAGCCCAACGTTTAATTGAACACCCTTTTTTAGGGCCTAAATTAACCGTAAACCAAGGCGATGCAATGAAGTTTGATTTTGCAAGCCTAGTTAAAGACGACAAAAAGCTAAAAGTATTTGGTAACCTACCGTACAACATTTCTACTCCTTTGTTGTTTCACCTTTTTGAATTTGCCGATCATATTGAGCATATGCACTTTATGCTGCAAAAAGAAGTGGTAAAACGCATGGTTGCAGGCCCAGGCAGCAAAACCTTTGGCCGCTTGAGTGTAATGACTCAATACTACTGTAATGCGATGCCTGTAGTAGAAGTACCACCAGAGTGCTTTAAACCTGCACCTAAAGTGGACTCTGCGGTTATTCGCTTAATCCCCAAAAAGGCAGAGCAGCGCACAGCTAAGAGCGTTAAAATATTAAATACCGTCTGTTTAGAAGCGTTTAATCAACGTCGTAAAACACTGCGCAACAGCCTAGGTAACCTTTTAACCGCTGAAGAGTTAACCAGCATTGGCATTGATATTACTTTGCGTGCTGAGAGCCTGTCGTTACAACAATTTATTGATATAGCTAACTGGATTTATGACAACAAGCAGTAA
- the surA gene encoding peptidylprolyl isomerase SurA gives MNLKKLLTSAVLTFSLCQSAFAAPVEIDKVIGIVNQGVILKSEVDTIVDRVKKQAEEQNQQLPKDETLRVQAIERLVNQTLMMQMAERMGLEISDSQLDQTLANMAKEQGGTIADLRRTIEASGESFQAYREEIRKEITTQQVIRVNVDRRIYISDQEIDNLLKIMDSQGKNAEEYDIGHILIDIPSGASADDVSSAKTRADKVIELLQDGQEFKRIAISSSSGPKALEGGQLDWMGINEMPSLFAEAVKGQKKGTIIGPLRSGAGFHIIKVQDVRGRQVVEATEVKSRHILIKPSIILSEEKARTMLAGFVKDLRAGNADFAELAKEHSQDPGSALKGGQYDWTDPTTYVPAFRDTLLSLDQNEISEPFRTQYGWHIVQLLDTRVADKTEQAKRNRAHGMLFNRKFKEEGFNWQQEMREQAHVEIFPTDE, from the coding sequence ATGAATTTAAAAAAATTATTAACATCAGCAGTTTTAACGTTTAGCTTATGCCAAAGTGCATTCGCCGCACCGGTCGAAATAGATAAAGTGATTGGTATTGTAAACCAAGGCGTTATTTTAAAAAGTGAAGTAGACACAATTGTTGATCGTGTTAAAAAACAAGCAGAAGAACAAAATCAACAGCTGCCAAAAGACGAAACACTGCGTGTACAAGCAATTGAGCGCTTAGTTAATCAAACGCTAATGATGCAAATGGCTGAGCGTATGGGCTTAGAGATTTCAGATAGCCAGCTCGACCAAACACTCGCCAACATGGCCAAAGAGCAAGGCGGTACAATTGCTGATTTACGTCGTACTATTGAAGCGTCGGGTGAGAGCTTTCAAGCTTACCGTGAAGAAATTCGTAAAGAGATAACCACGCAACAAGTCATTCGTGTAAACGTAGACCGTCGTATATATATAAGCGACCAAGAAATTGATAACTTGCTAAAAATTATGGATAGCCAAGGCAAAAATGCCGAAGAATACGATATTGGTCATATTCTTATCGATATTCCAAGCGGTGCAAGTGCAGATGACGTCAGCTCTGCAAAAACACGCGCAGACAAGGTAATTGAACTGCTGCAAGACGGCCAAGAGTTTAAGCGTATTGCTATTTCTTCATCAAGTGGTCCAAAAGCGCTTGAGGGTGGTCAATTAGACTGGATGGGCATTAATGAAATGCCATCTTTATTTGCAGAAGCGGTGAAAGGGCAAAAGAAAGGTACGATTATTGGCCCACTTCGCTCTGGCGCAGGTTTTCATATTATTAAGGTGCAAGACGTTCGTGGTCGCCAAGTAGTAGAAGCCACAGAAGTTAAATCCCGTCATATTCTTATTAAGCCTTCAATTATTTTAAGCGAAGAAAAAGCCCGCACTATGCTAGCTGGCTTTGTTAAGGATTTACGCGCTGGAAATGCTGACTTTGCAGAACTAGCTAAAGAGCACTCGCAAGACCCAGGCTCAGCGCTTAAAGGCGGGCAATACGACTGGACTGATCCAACTACCTACGTTCCTGCGTTTAGAGATACATTGCTATCTCTTGATCAAAACGAAATCAGCGAACCCTTTAGAACCCAGTATGGCTGGCACATTGTGCAGTTGTTAGATACACGCGTTGCAGATAAAACTGAGCAAGCTAAGCGTAATCGTGCACATGGCATGTTGTTTAATCGTAAATTTAAAGAAGAAGGTTTTAACTGGCAGCAAGAAATGCGCGAACAAGCCCATGTTGAAATTTTCCCAACAGACGAATAA
- a CDS encoding symmetrical bis(5'-nucleosyl)-tetraphosphatase, with product MADYAIGDLQGCFNEFSLLLKQVDFNPSKDHLYLVGDIVARGPDSKACLDYIYQHQDSVSVTLGNHDLHMIACYLNNVAPNPKDKLTTLFNSSKLPHYVAFLQTQPLALYLDKYDCFISHAGLNPDWSCVQAIEHAQFAQQCYGADNAQYFLKNMYQPHPLTWSEQLDDAAKFRYIVNYFTRMRFITPDNLLDFSAKEATANSHSLIPWFSHPKIVNAQHDLVFGHWAALEGQTPYKHLYALDTGCVWGGSMTLINLQSKQKLSKKSQLLSK from the coding sequence ATGGCCGACTACGCAATAGGTGATTTACAAGGCTGCTTTAACGAATTTAGTTTATTGTTAAAGCAAGTCGACTTTAATCCTAGCAAAGATCATCTCTACCTAGTAGGTGATATTGTTGCTCGCGGCCCAGACTCCAAAGCATGTCTTGATTACATATATCAGCACCAAGACAGCGTTAGCGTCACATTAGGCAATCATGACTTACATATGATTGCCTGTTATTTAAATAATGTTGCCCCCAACCCCAAAGACAAACTAACGACTCTGTTCAACAGCAGTAAACTCCCACATTACGTCGCGTTTTTGCAAACTCAGCCTTTAGCTCTTTACTTAGATAAATATGATTGCTTTATTTCACACGCGGGGCTAAACCCTGATTGGTCGTGCGTGCAAGCCATTGAGCACGCCCAATTCGCACAGCAATGCTATGGTGCTGACAACGCTCAATACTTCTTAAAAAACATGTATCAGCCTCACCCACTAACATGGAGTGAGCAACTCGATGACGCTGCCAAGTTTCGTTATATTGTTAATTATTTCACCCGTATGCGCTTTATTACACCCGATAACTTGCTTGATTTTAGTGCAAAAGAAGCAACAGCAAATAGCCATTCATTGATTCCTTGGTTTTCTCATCCTAAAATTGTTAACGCTCAACATGACCTTGTTTTTGGTCATTGGGCTGCACTTGAAGGTCAAACTCCCTACAAACACCTGTACGCTCTAGATACAGGTTGCGTCTGGGGCGGCTCAATGACCTTAATAAATTTACAGAGCAAACAAAAACTTTCAAAAAAATCACAACTTTTGTCTAAATAA
- the pdxA gene encoding 4-hydroxythreonine-4-phosphate dehydrogenase PdxA: MTLRIAVTPGEPAGIGPDLLLKLAQHSWDAQLVAIADASLLKQRAKHLGLNIKLIEFDESAEAMPTSAGSLYIKQIDLAEPVELGVLNDANGQYVLDTLRIASEKNMDGTFDAVVTGPVHKGIINQAGISFSGHTEYFAQQSGTADVVMLLATEGLRVALVTTHIPLAYVARAITQERLVKVANILNHDLKTKFGIEQPRILVCGLNPHAGEDGHLGLEEIDTITPTLDILRAEGMNLIGPLPADTLFQDKYLNEADAVLAMYHDQGLPVLKYKGFGKSVNITLGLPFIRTSVDHGTALDLAGTGDADVGSFELAIREAIKLAHEKAQNQ; the protein is encoded by the coding sequence ATGACCTTAAGAATTGCGGTAACCCCTGGTGAGCCTGCTGGCATTGGCCCTGACTTGCTATTAAAACTGGCACAGCACAGCTGGGATGCACAGCTAGTAGCGATTGCAGATGCATCGCTACTAAAGCAGCGCGCTAAACATTTAGGTTTAAACATTAAATTAATTGAATTTGATGAAAGCGCCGAAGCCATGCCTACATCGGCTGGCAGCTTGTACATAAAACAGATTGATTTAGCCGAGCCGGTTGAACTGGGTGTGCTGAATGACGCAAACGGTCAATACGTATTAGACACACTGCGTATTGCTAGCGAAAAGAATATGGACGGCACTTTTGATGCTGTTGTTACCGGCCCTGTTCATAAAGGTATTATTAACCAAGCCGGTATTTCTTTTAGTGGCCACACAGAGTACTTTGCTCAACAATCGGGCACCGCTGATGTTGTTATGTTATTAGCTACCGAAGGGCTACGAGTTGCATTAGTAACAACGCATATCCCGCTTGCTTATGTTGCTCGTGCTATTACCCAAGAGCGACTGGTTAAAGTGGCTAATATTCTTAATCATGACTTAAAAACCAAGTTTGGTATTGAGCAACCGCGTATTTTAGTCTGTGGCTTAAACCCGCACGCTGGTGAAGATGGCCATTTAGGCCTCGAAGAAATCGACACGATTACGCCTACACTTGACATACTAAGAGCTGAGGGGATGAACTTAATCGGGCCTTTACCAGCAGACACATTATTTCAAGATAAATACCTAAATGAAGCTGATGCTGTGTTGGCTATGTATCACGATCAGGGATTACCTGTGCTAAAATACAAAGGATTTGGTAAGTCAGTGAATATAACTCTTGGCCTTCCATTTATCCGCACTTCAGTCGACCACGGTACTGCGCTTGATTTAGCCGGTACTGGTGATGCTGATGTTGGCAGTTTTGAATTAGCGATCCGCGAAGCAATTAAGCTCGCCCATGAAAAAGCACAGAATCAATGA